Proteins from a genomic interval of Heteronotia binoei isolate CCM8104 ecotype False Entrance Well chromosome 5, APGP_CSIRO_Hbin_v1, whole genome shotgun sequence:
- the LOC132571763 gene encoding zinc finger protein 883-like — protein sequence MTENERSVDFLGVDAHQRDSEREVSGTLAERAGDLEVEENSGNQEGSKMLGPGDQACESNRSLSLHALETPLQPEKQKEKRRNKCPICGKTFSKESNLKRHQRIHTGERRYACSECGETFRQTSNLVRHQRIHTGEKPYTCPECGRSFSRNADLMCHERIHTGVKPYKCSFCGKSFAAKSSLNGHHKLHTGENPYKCLECGKSFRWSTHLIRHQSVHTGEWPYMCLECGKSFSDNGNLLSHQRIHTGECPYKCNECGKSFQMNASLSSHQKIHTGVKPYKCLECGKSFSHRGNLFSHQKVHTGEKPYHCSECGKSFKVSTSLISHRRLHTGEKPYQCSECGKSFSHSTGLTLHQIIHTGEKPFKCLECGKNFNRSTTLNSHQRIHTGEKPFKCLECGKSFSRSTTLSSHRRIHTGEKPYQCSECGKRFCAKSSLNEHRRLHSGVKPYKCSECGKSFLWNTHLIKHQRTHTGEKPHTCLECGKSFSQRTTLTNHQRIHTGEKPYNCSQCGKSYRWSTSLITHNCMRTEGYQVNTQGVESVSKGAQPLVLIKESTQGRNLVSVWSVEGEQS from the exons ATGACAGAGAATGAAAGGAGTGTTGACTTTCTGG GAGTTGATGCTCAtcaaagagatagtgagagggagGTTTCTGGGACATTGGCGGAAAGAGCTGGGGATCTAGAAGTGGAAGAGAATTCTGGGAACCAAGAAGGATCTAAGATGCTGGGACCAGGTGATCAGGCCTGTGAATCCAACAGGTCTTTGAGTTTGCATGCCCTTGAAACTCCATTGCAACCAGAAAAGcagaaagaaaagagaaggaaTAAGTGTCCCATATGTGGAAAAACCTTCAGTAAAGAATCCAACCTTAAgaggcatcagagaatccatacaggggagagACGGTATGCGTGCTCGGAATGCGGAGAGACCTTTCGTCAGACATCCAACCTGGTCaggcatcagagaatccatacaggggagaaaccgtatacttgcccagagtgtggaaggagCTTCAGCCGGAATGCAGATCTTATGTGCCatgaaagaatccacacaggagtgAAGCCGTACAAGTGTTCCTTCTGTGGCAAGAGTTTTGCGGCTAAATCAAGCCTCAACGGCCATCACAAACTGCATACAGGAGAAAacccatataaatgcttggagtgcggGAAGAGCTTCCGATGGAGCACGCACCTGATTAGGCATCAAAGCGTCCACACAGGGGAGTGGCCCTACatgtgcttggagtgtggaaagagctttagtgACAATGGAAACCTCctttcacatcagagaatccacacaggagagtgCCCATATAAGTGCaacgagtgtggaaagagcttccagATGAATGCCTCCCTAAGTTCCCACCAAAAAATTCATACAGGTGTAAAACCGTATAAATGCTTGGAATGCGGGAAAAGCTTCAGCCACCGTGGGAACCTTTTTTCACACCAAAAagttcacactggggagaaaccttatCACTGCTCCGAGTGTGGTAAGAGTTTCAAGGTGAGCACATCCCTCATTTCGCACCGGCGactccacacaggagagaagccatatcaGTGTTCAGAATGCGGGAAGAGTTTCAGTCACAGCACGGGCCTTACTTTGCATCAAATaatccacacgggggagaaaccatttaaatgtctggagtgtggaaagaactTCAACCGGAGCACAACTCTGAATtctcatcaaagaatccacacaggggagaaaccttttaaatgtctggagtgtgggaagagctttaGCCGGAGCACGACTCTCAGTTCACATCGAAGAATTCACACTGGAGAAAAACCCTAtcaatgctcagaatgtggcAAGCGTTTCTGTGCCAAATCAAGCCTTAATGAGCATCGGAGGCTGCACTCAGGAgtgaaaccatataaatgctcggAGTgcggaaagagcttcctttggaaCACGCACCTTAttaagcatcaaagaacccacactggCGAGAAACCCCACACGtgtctggagtgtgggaagagcttcagtcAGCGCACCACACTTACTaatcatcagagaatccacacaggggagaaaccgtacaATTGTTCTCAGTGTGGAAAGAGCTATCGGTGGAGCACAAGCCTTATTACACACAATTGCATGCGCACAGAAGGGTATCAAGTAAACACTCAGGGTGTGGAAAGTGTTTCCAAAGGTGCACAACCCTTAGTTCTCATCAAAGAATCcactcaggggagaaaccttGTAAGTGTTTGGAGTGTGGAAGGAGAACAGTCCTAA